The proteins below are encoded in one region of Kazachstania africana CBS 2517 chromosome 6, complete genome:
- the YAT1 gene encoding carnitine O-acetyltransferase YAT1 (similar to Saccharomyces cerevisiae YAT1 (YAR035W); ancestral locus Anc_3.176) translates to MASRESRSPLKRLPIPPLMDTLQRYLDRIEPLEDDKQFLKTKQTILSKENIDALTVLHEKLIDYDKSLAAGQPKSSYIEQFWYDSYLEYDESVVLNVNPFFQLQDDPTLKGVNDFNGPYGVYTIQVKRTSKLIMSVLKFIKHLRHGSLAKDTIKNTELSMDQYDKLFGSSRIPPGPGEQSCHLQTDKTSHHIIVIYKSQFYWFDVLDVNNLPIFGTAEEIEWNLYSIITDGNKNSDVGINKYPFGVFTTENRRVWSNIRDYIFHNKEDRTNWQNLKIIDSALFVICLDDTIESDENEVIKSMLCGTSKINLDFNALNKHGTESDLTNNGTKLPLNIQCGTCLNRWYDKLQIIITQNGKAGINFEHTGIDGHTVLRLAVDIYTDSILSFAQGITANLPNTWNDIHEREKSPISHANLITIPRKLEWKVDTFLLSSLHFAETRISDLISQYEFISLQFNKFGSNHIKKSFTCSPDAFVQQIMQIAYYALYGKFETTYEPAMTKNFQNGRTEAIRSVTNKSKDFVKSMFDKDSNNIKRQTLLHAACKEHSRITRECSSGLGQDRHLYALYSIWNVWNRDKMELPPIFKDRSWHILNNNVLSTSNCGNSCLKSFGFGPVTANGFGIGYIIGSDSISIVVSSRHRQTQRFASLIERSMLEIDRLFNATDDEDTNRDYLMDMYNTSKDERSTIESKSEDLKFLLSGYDYFDVSVTG, encoded by the coding sequence ATGGCTAGTAGAGAATCTAGATCTCCCTTGAAAAGGTTGCCAATCCCACCTTTAATGGATACCTTACAAAGGTATCTAGATAGGATAGAACCCTTGGAAGATGATAAACAGTTTTTAAAGACTAAACaaacaattttatcaaaggaGAATATCGATGCACTGACAGTTCtacatgaaaaattaatcgACTATGACAAATCTTTAGCTGCAGGTCAACCAAAATCTTCATATATCGAACAATTTTGGTATGATTCCTATTTGGAGTACGATGAATCAGTTGTCTTGAATGTTAACCCATTTTTTCAGTTGCAAGATGACCCAACTTTGAAAGGGGtaaatgattttaatgGTCCATATGGTGTTTATACTATTCAAGTTAAGAGAACTTCCAAATTGATTATGTCAGtcttgaaatttatcaaacaTTTACGTCACGGATCACTAGCTAAGGATACCATAAAAAATACGGAGTTATCTATGGATCAATATGACAAGCTTTTCGGATCTTCAAGAATCCCGCCAGGTCCAGGAGAACAATCTTGTCATTTGCAGACAGACAAAACGTCACATCATATTATTGTCATTTATAAATCCCAATTTTATTGGTTTGACGTACTTGATGTCAATAATCTTCCAATATTTGGTACAgcagaagaaattgaatggaATCTGTATTCTATTATAACAGATGGTAATAAGAATAGTGATGTCGGCATAAATAAATACCCTTTCGGTGTCTTTACCACGGAAAATAGGAGAGTTTGGTCAAATATAAGAGATTATATCTTCCATAATAAGGAAGATAGAACAAATTggcaaaatttgaaaattatcgATAGTGCATTGTTTGTGATATGTTTGGACGATACTATTGAAAGTGACGAAAATGAAGTTATTAAATCAATGTTATGTGGTACATCGAAAATTAATTTGGATTTCAACGCATTGAATAAGCATGGAACTGAAAGTGACCTTACGAACAATGGAACTAAATTGCCACTAAATATTCAGTGTGGTACATGTTTAAATAGATGGTATGACAAATTACAAATCATCATTACACAAAACGGGAAAGCTggaataaattttgaacatACAGGAATTGATGGTCATACTGTTCTCAGATTAGCAGTCGATATTTACACAGATTCTATTTTGAGTTTTGCCCAAGGTATTACAGCTAATTTACCTAACACTTGGAACGATATTCATGAGAGAGAGAAATCCCCCATATCGCACGCCAACTTGATAACCATACCAAGAAAGCTAGAATGGAAAGTTGATACATTTCTATTATCATCGTTACATTTTGCCGAAACTCGTATTTCAGATTTAATCTCGCAATATGAGTTTATATCTTTacaatttaataaatttggttCAAACCACATCAAGAAAAGCTTTACTTGTTCTCCAGATGCCTTTGTCCAACAGATTATGCAAATTGCATATTATGCCCTTTATGGTAAATTCGAGACGACATATGAGCCAGCAAtgacaaaaaattttcagaatgGCAGAACTGAAGCAATTAGAAGTGTAACTAATAAGTCCAAGGACTTTGTCAAATCAATGTTTGATAAAGATTCAAACAATATTAAACGTCAGACCCTATTGCATGCGGCTTGTAAAGAACACAGCAGGATTACTCGCGAGTGTTCATCTGGCCTTGGTCAGGATAGACATTTGTACGCCCTATATTCAATCTGGAATGTATGGAATCGTGATAAAATGGAGCTCCCTCCCATTTTTAAAGACCGATCATGgcatattttgaataataatgtCTTGAGCACATCTAATTGTGGTAACTCTTGTCTTAAAAGTTTTGGATTTGGTCCTGTTACGGCAAATGGGTTTGGGATTGGATACATTATTGGCAgtgattcaatttcaatagtTGTCTCTTCAAGGCATAGACAGACCCAAAGATTTGCTTCATTGATTGAGAGGTCAATGTTAGAAATAGACCGTTTGTTCAATGCtactgatgatgaagatactAATAGAGACTATTTGATGGATATGTACAACACAAGTAAAGATGAACGTAGTACGATAGAATCCAAGTCTGAAGACCTAAAGTTTCTACTCTCGGGATATGACTATTTTGACGTTAGTGTTACTGGGTAA
- the ADE1 gene encoding phosphoribosylaminoimidazolesuccinocarboxamide synthase (similar to Saccharomyces cerevisiae ADE1 (YAR015W); ancestral locus Anc_3.179): MSSATIAKTDLDGILPLIARGKVRDIYEVDDKTLLFIASDRISAYDVIMNNTIPQKGALLTKLSEFWFSFLSSTIRNHLVSIPHNKTIFDFLPEELKQEKYRLQIEGRSLLVQRFKTIPLEVIVRGYITGSAWKEYCKSGTVNGLKQLANLRESEKLPEAIFTPSTKAEQGEHDENISIQQASELVGNELCSRIEEVALELYIKCAKYAESKGIIIADTKFEFGLDEQTNELVLIDEVLTPDSSRFWNLASYKIGESQHSYDKQFLRDWLTVNNLNGVGNVSMPDDIVEKTRLKYIEAFESLTGQKWN; encoded by the coding sequence atgTCTAGTGCTACAATTGCAAAGACTGATTTGGACGGTATCCTACCATTAATTGCTAGAGGTAAGGTAAGAGATATATATGAAGTTGACGATAAGACATTACTGTTTATCGCCAGTGATAGAATATCCGCGTATGATGTTATTATGAATAACACTATTCCACAAAAGGGAGCATTGTTAACTAAGTTATCTGAGTTTTGGTTCAGTTTTCTTTCGTCAACTATTAGGAATCATCTAGTCTCTATACCGCACAACAAGACCATATTTGACTTCCTAccagaagaattgaaacaGGAGAAATATAGGCTCCAAATAGAAGGTAGGTCCCTGCTAGTACAAAGATTTAAGACTATCCCATTAGAAGTCATTGTGCGTGGTTACATAACAGGCTCTGCATGGAAGGAGTATTGTAAATCTGGTACGGTTAATGGGTTGAAGCAACTTGCTAACTTAAGGGAGTCTGAAAAGCTCCCTGAAGCAATCTTTACACCGTCAACAAAAGCTGAGCAAGGCGAACACGATGAGAATATCTCTATTCAGCAAGCTTCGGAGTTGGTAGGTAATGAATTGTGTAGTCGTATCGAAGAAGTCGCACTTGAATTGTACATTAAATGCGCCAAATATGCAGAGAGTAAGGGTATTATCATTGCTGATAcgaaatttgaatttggtcTCGATGAGCAGACAAATGAACTTGTTTTGATTGATGAAGTATTAACACCAGATTCATCAAGGTTCTGGAATTTGGCATCCTACAAAATAGGTGAGTCTCAACATTCATATGacaaacaatttttgagaGACTGGTTGACTGTCAACAACCTTAATGGAGTGGGAAACGTTTCTATGCCCGATGACATTGTCGAGAAGACAAGATTGAAGTACATTGAAGCTTTCGAAAGTTTGACTGGACAAAAATGGAACTAG
- the ERP3 gene encoding Erp3p (similar to Saccharomyces cerevisiae ERP3 (YDL018C); ancestral locus Anc_3.182), producing MRGSLTATVSVFLLVVNVVCASPVTFELKKGITDCFNILTPTTDCQVIYYFAVQFGENEDYKLSYDIYEPGSTGQGNPIISRVDERQGEWTFVGKHKGEYKFCFNGGSKSDKVVDLEIQYDCDAVNDVRADKRARRKANRNLKKTDEDELSTSLENSIDSIERQLFELENNLRYYTTRNLRNHQTVSSTNRRIVLFSIYGILLVLGMSIGQILVLQWFFKESRKRKV from the coding sequence ATGAGAGGAAGTTTGACAGCCACAGTATCAGTATTTTTGCTCGTAGTGAATGTTGTATGTGCATCACCGGTTACATTCGAATTGAAGAAGGGCATTACAGATTGTTTTAACATCTTAACGCCAACTACCGATTGTCAGGTGATTTATTACTTTGCAGTACAATTCGGTGAGAATGAAGACTATAAGCTTTCTTATGATATATACGAGCCTGGAAGCACTGGTCAGGGGAATCCTATAATTTCTAGAGTCGATGAGAGACAAGGTGAATGGACGTTCGTGGGTAAACATAAGGGTGAGTATAAATTTTGCTTCAATGGCGGTTCCAAGAGTGATAAGGTCGTAGATTTAGAAATTCAATATGACTGTGACGCTGTGAATGACGTTAGAGCAGATAAGCGTGCTAGGAGAAAGGCCAATCgtaatttgaagaagactGATGAAGACGAATTATCCACGTCGTTAGAAAATTCTATAGATTCGATTGAAAGACAACTTTTcgaattagaaaataatttaagATACTACACAACTAGAAATTTGAGAAATCATCAAACGGTCAGTTCTACAAATAGAAGAATTGTCTTATTCTCTATCTATGGGATTCTGTTAGTCCTAGGAATGAGTATCGGACAAATCCTAGTATTGCAATGGTTCTTCAAAGAGTCACGGAAACGTAAAGTGTAA
- the CDC7 gene encoding serine/threonine protein kinase CDC7 (similar to Saccharomyces cerevisiae CDC7 (YDL017W); ancestral locus Anc_3.183), whose protein sequence is MTNSMKTLEDELPSSIKDEIHQLYQDIPNLSNDYELIDKIGEGTFSSVYKARDKKDKLTSKYYSHFWSDKKYVALKKIYVTSSPQRIYNELNLLYVLNGHNKVAALCDVMRFRDQVVAVLPYYPHEEFRNFYRDLPIKGIKMYMWELLQALNFVHSKGIIHRDIKPTNFLFNPDLGKGVLVDFGLAETQLDYDLDLQGRVNKDYRNHEQFCPCILRDEQNSVIQTNNSRNGSLVTIQNGKVVHLNNVNGVDLTKGYPKNETRRIKRANRAGTRGFRAPEVLMKCGSQTTKIDIWSVGVILLSFLSRRFPIFQSLDDTDSLLELCAIFGWKTIRKCASLHGLGFTVNGLKIKEENYPNGLKDFVYELLEKECAAGTFPDYSIAFETHGYLEHELHGRNSIEPQVMGRISNESARAAYELKRYQEEVWSDHYWCFQLLEQCFEMDPQKRSSAYELLQNAFFNELRESDINTEAETTEEEEEDDDDGAATEDDDAESDGDNNSVDDDVLLISE, encoded by the coding sequence ATGACAAACTCCATGAAGACCCTGGAAGATGAACTGCCATCATCtattaaagatgaaatacACCAGTTATATCAGGATATACCCAATTTGTCAAACGACTatgaattgattgataaAATCGGTGAAGGTACTTTCTCGTCTGTCTATAAAGCAAGAGATAAGAAGGATAAACTAACGTCTAAATATTATTCACATTTTTGGTCTGACAAGAAGTATGTtgctttgaagaaaatttacgTAACATCTTCTCCTCAAAGAATCtataatgaattgaatttacTTTATGTTCTAAACGGTCATAATAAGGTGGCTGCGTTATGTGACGTGATGAGATTTCGGGATCAAGTAGTTGCTGTACTACCATATTATCCACATGAAGAgtttagaaatttttatagAGATTTACCAATAAAAGGTATCAAAATGTACATGTGGGAACTTTTACAAGCATTGAATTTCGTCCATTCAAAAGGCATTATTCATAGAGATATCAAGCCAACgaatttccttttcaacCCTGACCTTGGCAAAGGTGTATTAGTTGATTTTGGTCTTGCTGAGACTCAATTAGATTACGATTTAGACCTCCAAGGAAGAGTAAATAAAGATTACAGGAACCACGAACAATTTTGCCCGTGTATACTAAGAGATGAGCAAAACTCTGTCATTCAAACCAATAATTCTCGAAATGGATCCTTAGTAACCATACAGAATGGTAAAGTTGtccatttgaataatgtCAATGGTGTAGATTTAACGAAAGGTTATCCAAAGAACGAGACCCGCAGAATCAAAAGAGCTAACAGAGCTGGTACTCGTGGGTTCCGCGCCCCCGAAGTACTAATGAAATGTGGTTCACAAACTACGAAGATTGATATTTGGTCAGTAGGTGTGATCCTTTTGAGTTTTCTATCGAGAAGATTCCCCATTTTTCAGAGTTTAGATGATACAGATTCCCTATTAGAATTATGTGCCATTTTTGGTTGGAAGACAATACGTAAATGCGCTTCATTACATGGTCTTGGATTTACGGTGAATGGTTTAAAGATCAAGGAGGAAAACTATCCAAATGGTTTAAAAGATTTCGTGTATGAATTATTGGAGAAAGAATGTGCTGCCGGGACCTTCCCCGACTATAGTATTGCATTTGAAACTCATGGTTATTTGGAACATGAATTGCATGGCAGAAACTCAATTGAACCCCAAGTAATGGGCAGAATAAGTAATGAGAGCGCTAGAGCTGCATATGAATTAAAAAGATACCAAGAAGAAGTCTGGAGTGATCATTATTGGTGTTTCCAGTTATTGGAACAATGTTTTGAAATGGATCCTCAAAAGAGATCCTCAGCTTATGAGTTGTTACAGAATGCATTCTTTAATGAACTAAGAGAATCAGACATCAACACTGAAGCAGAGACTAcggaggaagaagaagaagatgatgatgacggCGCTGCTactgaagatgatgatgcaGAAAGTGACGGTGACAACAATAGTGTCGACGATGACGTTTTGCTCATATCTGAATAA
- the TSC13 gene encoding trans-2-enoyl-CoA reductase (NADPH) TSC13 (similar to Saccharomyces cerevisiae TSC13 (YDL015C); ancestral locus Anc_3.184), whose translation MSAVTIKSRSKSLKDVSIDLNSKPTLDSVLQEISKQNKNISKYRIRLTYLKESKQVPITSEKFFQEENTPSNEQIELFIKDLGPQISWRLVFAIEYLGPILVHTFFYKLSQNPDVIAKWHHDPDNYMPGLNQLAYYMILAHYLKREFETLFIHKFSLATMPLFNLFKNSFHYWVLNGMIVLGYFGYGFLFNDDILFKVYNTTYLNNIGLLIGLFVISEFWNFIVHLKLRRWGDKQKELGNANKRVPINEGLFTMFVAPNYTFEVWSWIWFTLVFKINLFALIFLVVSATQMYLWAQKKNRKYGTRRAFFIPYLF comes from the coding sequence ATGAGTGCTGTTACTATTAAGTCACGTTCGAAATCCTTAAAGGatgtttcaattgatttaaaCTCTAAGCCAACGTTAGATTCTGTTTTACAAGAAATTTCTAAACAAAATAAGAACATCAGCAAATACAGAATTAGATTAACctatttgaaagaatctAAACAAGTTCCAATCACTTCAGAAAAGTTCTtccaagaagaaaatactCCAAGCAATGAACAGATTGAGCTTTTCATCAAGGATTTAGGTCCCCAAATTTCATGGAGATTAGTCTTTGCCATTGAATATCTAGGTCCAATTTTGGTGCATACTTTCTTCTACAAATTATCACAGAACCCTGATGTTATTGCTAAATGGCATCATGATCCTGATAATTATATGCCAGGATTAAATCAATTGGCTTACTATATGATTTTAGcacattatttgaaaagagaatttgaaactttATTCATCcacaaattttcattagcGACAATGCctttattcaatttgtttaaGAATTCATTCCATTACTGGGTTCTAAACGGCATGATTGTCTTGGGTTATTTCGGTTACGGATTTCTCTTCAATGAcgatattttattcaaagttTACAACACCACCTATTTAAATAACATCGGTTTATTGATTGGTCTATTTGTTATTAGTGAATTCTGGAACTTCATCGTTCACTTGAAATTACGTAGATGGGGTGATAAACAGAAGGAACTAGGTAACGCTAATAAGCGTGTTCCAATCAATGAAGGTTTATTCACCATGTTTGTTGCTCCAAACTATACTTTTGAAGTATGGAGCTGGATTTGGTTTACCTTAGTCTTCAAAATTAACTTATTTGCTTTGATATTCTTAGTTGTCTCTGCAACTCAAATGTATTTATGGGcacaaaagaagaacagAAAGTATGGTACTAGAAGAGCTTTCTTTATTCCATACCTATTTTAA
- the KAFR0F02330 gene encoding uncharacterized protein, which produces MPNPPTKINTNEIAQNFLNKFDTFLFDCDGVIWSGNRLLPNVKEFLEKLRHLGKQFMFITNKSTIPRKQFVEVFKSFDIEISIDQVINSAYSSAMYVRDVLKLQPGKDKVWVFGECGIPEELNLMGFKTLGGVDPRLNEPFDAATSPFLVDGLDEDVRAVVAGFDSKINYHKLAVTLQYLLKDKEIPLVGADADRVFPERGRVLPGAGPMVESLAFQSGKVPTYCGKPTMNMLNVIVSSKHLDKSRCCMVGDIMEVDIAFGKNGNLGGTLLVLSGVETEKSLQEPKEGIPTPDFYAENLGAIYNLLK; this is translated from the coding sequence ATGCCTAATCCACCTACAAAGATAAACACGAACGAAATTGCCCAAAATTTCCTGAATAAGTTCGACACTTTCCTCTTCGATTGTGATGGTGTCATATGGTCAGGCAATCGTCTATTGCCAAATGTGAAGGAATTTTTAGAGAAACTAAGACATTTGGGTAAACAATTCATGTTCATTACTAATAAATCTACCATTCCACGCAAACAATTTGTCGAAgtattcaaatcttttgacATAGAAATATCAATAGATCAAGTCATCAACTCTGCGTACTCTTCCGCAATGTACGTTCGAGACGTTTTGAAATTACAGCCTGGTAAAGATAAGGTATGGGTATTCGGAGAATGTGGTATACCAGAAGAACTAAATTTAATGGGATTCAAAACTCTAGGTGGCGTCGATCCAAGATTAAATGAGCCGTTCGACGCCGCCACTTCCCCATTCCTTGTAGATGGCcttgatgaagatgtcCGTGCCGTCGTAGCTGGGTTTGATTCTAAGATAAATTATCACAAGTTAGCTGTTActcttcaatatttattgaaagacaAAGAAATCCCACTGGTTGGGGCCGATGCTGATAGAGTGTTCCCGGAGAGAGGACGTGTGCTCCCTGGCGCAGGGCCTATGGTTGAATCTCTGGCATTTCAATCTGGTAAAGTCCCCACTTACTGCGGAAAACCAACAATGAACATGCTCAATGTCATCGTTTCAAGTAAACATCTTGACAAATCCAGGTGCTGCATGGTGGGTGATATAATGGAAGTGGACATTGcatttggtaaaaatgGTAACCTTGGCGGTACTTTGCTGGTACTAAGTGGAGTTGAGACTGAAAAGAGTCTTCAAGAACCCAAAGAGGGCATTCCAACACCAGATTTTTACGCTGAAAACCTTGGTGCCATATACAACTTGTTAAAATGA
- the NOP1 gene encoding rRNA methyltransferase NOP1 (similar to Saccharomyces cerevisiae NOP1 (YDL014W); ancestral locus Anc_3.185): protein MSFRPGSRGGNRGGSRGGSRGGARGGSRGGFRGGRGGARGGTRGGSRGGPRGGARGGARGGARGGAKVVIEPHKHAGVFIARGKEDLLVTKNMAPGESVYGEKRISVEEPSKEDGVPPTKVEYRVWNPFRSKLAAGIMGGLDELFIAPGKKVLYLGAASGTSVSHVSDVVGPEGVVYAVEFSHRPGRELISMAKKRPNVIPIIEDARHPQKYRMLLGMVDCVFADVAQPDQARIIALNSHMFLKDQGGVVISIKANCIDSTVDAETVFAREVQKLREERIKPLEQLTLEPYERDHCIVIGRYMRSGLKK from the coding sequence ATGTCATTTAGACCAGGAAGTAGAGGTGGAAACCGTGGTGGTTCTAGAGGTGGTTCTAGAGGCGGTGCCAGAGGTGGTTCCCGTGGTGGCTTCAGAGGCGGCCGTGGTGGTGCCAGAGGTGGTACTCGTGGTGGTTCCAGAGGTGGTCCACGTGGTGGTGCTAGAGGTGGTGCTAGAGGTGGTGCCCGCGGTGGTGCCAAAGTAGTTATTGAGCCTCACAAGCATGCTGGTGTTTTCATTGCTAGAGGCAAAGAAGATCTTTTAGTCACAAAGAATATGGCTCCAGGTGAATCTGTCTACGGTGAAAAGAGAATTTCTGTTGAAGAACCATCAAAGGAAGATGGTGTCCCACCAACTAAAGTCGAATATCGTGTCTGGAATCCATTCAGATCTAAGTTAGCCGCTGGTATCATGGGTGGTTTAGACGAATTATTCATTGCTCCAGGTAAGAAAGTTTTATATTTAGGTGCTGCCTCTGGTACCTCCGTTTCTCACGTATCTGATGTTGTCGGTCCAGAAGGTGTCGTCTACGCCGTCGAATTCTCTCACAGACCAGGTAGAGAATTAATCTCCATGGCCAAGAAGAGACCAAATGTTATCCCAATCATTGAAGATGCCAGACACCCACAAAAATACAGAATGTTATTAGGTATGGTTGACTGTGTCTTCGCGGATGTTGCCCAACCAGATCAAGCCCGTATCATCGCTTTGAACTCCCACATGTTCTTAAAAGACCAAGGTGGTGTCGTTATCTCCATCAAAGCTAATTGTATTGACTCCACTGTTGATGCTGAAACTGTTTTCGCAAGAGAAGTCCAAAAATTACGTGAAGAACGTATCAAACCATTAGAACAATTAACCTTAGAACCTTATGAAAGAGACCATTGTATTGTCATTGGTAGATACATGAGAAGTGGCCTAAAGAAGTAG
- the ETR1 gene encoding enoyl-[acyl-carrier-protein] reductase (similar to Saccharomyces cerevisiae ETR1 (YBR026C); ancestral locus Anc_3.228) has protein sequence MSLNFLKRSMSTNIPKKIKSIIYSSHNVDDCTSVLSVLNHSVKNVNENSIVLRTLAFPINPSDINQLQGVYPSLPEKTLDLGTKEPSAIAGNEAVFEVIKVPEKKESKLSIGDWVIPLHSNQGTWTNFKILENENNVIKVNGLDLYTASTVSVNGVTAYQLVNKYINWGERAGNEWIIQNAGTSNVSKLVTQIAKAKGIKTLSVIRDRDNFQEVANDLEVKYGATKVISESQNSDKTFNKSELPKILGDEGTIKLALNSVGGKSSSSIARKLEKGGLMLTYGGMSKQPVTLPTSLHIFKGITSAGFWVTENNKKDPDEKRANVAEFIKLYETNKIISSENELEIVNWNVNEDSDEEFLNLVKKGITSSGKKKLVVLKWH, from the coding sequence ATGTCACTAAACTTCTTGAAAAGGTCAATGTCTACTAATATTCcaaagaaaatcaaatcaattatCTATTCATCACATAACGTCGATGACTGCACCTCGGTTCTTTCTGTCCTTAATCATTCAGTAAAGAATGTGAATGAAAATTCCATAGTGCTACGAACATTAGCCTTCCCCATCAATCCATCTGATATAAATCAACTTCAGGGAGTCTATCCTTCTCTTCCTGAAAAGACATTAGACTTAGGGACGAAGGAGCCAAGCGCAATTGCAGGAAATGAAGCTGTCTTTGAAGTTATTAAAGTCCCTGAGAAGAAAGAGtcaaaactttcaattgGTGATTGGGTCATTCCATTACATTCCAATCAAGGTACATGGactaatttcaagatacttgaaaatgaaaataacgTTATAAAAGTCAATGGACTGGATCTTTATACAGCCTCAACTGTATCAGTGAATGGGGTCACTGCATATCAGTTGGTGAACAAATATATTAATTGGGGTGAGCGTGCTGGAAATGAATGGATCATTCAAAATGCTGGTACTTCCAATGTTTCGAAACTAGTCACTCAAATTGCGAAGGCTAAAGGAATTAAAACTTTAAGTGTTATTCGTGATCGTgataattttcaagaagttGCTAATGACTTGGAAGTCAAATATGGAGCTACTAAAGTTATTTCTGAATCACAAAATAGCGATAAGACTTTCAATAAGAGTGAAttaccaaaaattttgggtGATGAGGGAACGATAAAATTAGCCTTGAATTCTGTTGGTGGTAAATCAAGTTCTTCCATTGCTAGAAAGTTGGAGAAAGGTGGGTTGATGTTGACCTACGGTGGTATGTCAAAACAGCCTGTCACTTTACCAACTTCATTACATATCTTTAAGGGTATTACGTCTGCTGGATTTTGGGTgacagaaaataataagaaagaTCCAGATGAAAAACGTGCAAATGTTGcagaatttattaaattgtATGAAAcgaataaaattatttcttctgaGAATGAATTAGAGATTGTAAATTGGAATGTCAATGAAGATTCTGATGAggaatttttgaatctgGTCAAGAAGGGTATTACTTCTAGtgggaagaagaagctaGTGGTATTGAAATGGCATTGA